ccactgcatgatgctgccaccataatacttataataatttaataaattcctTTTATTGGACCCTCAAAGTATACATCCTGTCACTGAGACTAAATAGCTCAATCTTTGCCTCGCCTTGTCGTACCAGGATGACAGTAAAGTTTGAACATGTCTATTTTACAGCATCTATGTCTTACCTTTTTAGCACTCACACAGTCCGTAGCACCATGaagacccctttttttttttaaatcattgagcATGTTGGTTGTATAATTTGTTGTTTCGTTCcacaatggaaaaataaaagcttgaataAATCAGTCAGGGGACAAATCAATTTGAAATTCATGCGGATGATAAGTCTAAACCCCTGACCGGCTCTGAACATCTTGTTTGGAACGTGGTGACAAAGAcctgaaccaaaacaaaactttgGATTTTAGTAAGACTCAAATAAGAATAGAATACCTTTCAAAAACATGCTGTCAaagcaaaatctttttttttagtatccAATAATTCCGATAACAGCCCTTCAACAAATATATTGGCATGATCAATTTGGGGCAGTATTAGCTGAGCTTTgacttaaaataaacaattaatgTACATACAGCTGGTTGTGTGGTGGTGCAGCTGATAGCGCTGCTGTCTTGCAGCATAAGTTTGAATCCGGGCCTGgggtctccctgtgcatgtgtgggttttctCTGAGTATTCAAGCTTCTTCCTGCAGTCCAGGGACATGACTGTCGGATGGATTGGTCCCTCcagtgtgtgcatggttgtttgtcctgtgatggacaggTGGTCCGTTCAGGATGGACCTTAATTCTTAATAACCTAATaaccgctggagataggaacaAGCAACCCTGCGCTAATAAGTGGGTATAAACAATGGATATGGCACTTCTTTAAGCAAAAGCAACTATACCACCAAGGTtctgtcattatttaataattttccaGCCTTTAAACAGCAGAATGAAGTTTaatgtctatttttctcacttacGAAACctttcttctgctcctcagtgTTGGCACCTCCTCAACtctccacctcctctcccaGCAATGACAGCATTGTTGTAACCTGGCCTCCTGTTCCCCACGCTGTGCAGTACACAGTGTCCATCTATAAGTTTGGCTCCAACACTCGGGATAAGTACAACACAACCAACACCAACCTGACCTTCCCCGGCTTGGATGCCGGCTCCCTGTACGTCTTCAGGAGCTCAGCTTGGGACGCCGAGGGCCGAGAGGGAGAGGGAAGTTTGTACATCAACCAGACTACTCGTAAGGAGACTCAGATTTTATCCTCCGTGTTTATTACATTGGGTccatttttaaatctgattaTTTGAATAGCATTGGCTGCCATATACCTATAAAGGTAACTTTCTTGACAAGTAATGTCCAGAAGtaaggtttttaaaatgtatggcCTTGAAATAACAAGGAATTTTcagtattattttaaaatgagtgtttaatttttatttaccaGGACCTCCAACTCCATCCTCTGTCAAGGTGTTGGTGGTGATGAGTAACAACGTGGCCGGCCTCGCTGTTTCCTGGGAACTCAACGAAGACGTCCACGGCACCGTTGAGTATCAGGCGACAAGCGACCAGAACCTAAACTGCAGCggctcctccagctcctgcacgCTGTCACCAGTGGGCTGTGGAGAAGTACACACCGTCCACGTCACGGCCTCAAACCAAGCGGGTCCCAGTCATCCATCCAGCCCTGTGGGCTTTGTCACCTGTGAGTAGAAACACGGTTGCACCGCTCTGAAGACTTTCGCTACCAGAAATTACAAATGGAGcccattaaaaaataataaaaaaatatatatatatatatatttttttttttatgaagcatGTACTATAGCTGGGATGCTCAGTAGgttaaataaaagctttttatagACTGCCTATATGGGCTTCATGACAGACATCTCTGGATGTCACACATGTGACCCAGGTGGAACCTATATGATTTATGCACTTTTTGTCTGATTTATTCATCCACTGGTTTATTCTACAAGCTACACAACTGATTTCCGTGGTTTTAGGTTATATTTGCCCAACCAAAGTGGGTCCCATGCCAAGCGTTTTGTAAGTCCATGGTCACATGGTTCCTATCCTGCCTGAGCAAAATCCATATGGGGTCCACAGACACATGCTAGCTTAGTAATTGTCTGTTATGTCCATTAAAATTAAAgttaatcaattaatcaataatAATCATTTTATACATAACCAGTAAGGAGAATGATGGATTACAATCTGTTGGTCTAGAATGAGGTTTTACCCCAGAATTGGAGAATCTGAAATGGAGAAGATATTTtaccatggatggatggatggatggatggatggatggatggatggagggctggatggatggatggatggatggatggatggatggatggatggatggatggatggatggatggatggatggatggatggatggatgcttgttaggtttagttttgtttaaaatttgacacgatttatatattttttgctaaaGTCCATAATTAAAACagctaaatataaaaaaatataattcatatttgataaaataatagCAATAATTTGCAAATCATCGAAGTCTCATTTGTTATTCTAAAATTTCCACATTGATTTTTGACCCTTTGTTTGAATTATGTGTCTAAATTTGACtgtgatccccccccccccccccccccaacacctgACTGTAAGATTATAAGTTTGATTATTAGGAATAATTCTTGCTCAATTTCCAAGTGCATGTTTCAAATGAAGTCTTCAGAGTGTCATATGTTAGAGGGACACGTTTACCAAATGTCCAAACTCTCCTCTTCTTTGCTCTACAGTCCCCTGCCCTCCAGAGTCTCTGACTTTTGCGGATTCGTCAGAAGGAAACTGCACGCTGACGTGGAACACGGTACCTCACGCAGACGGCTATGAGGCCTCCGTCAAACGAGACGACGGCAGCGAGGCGACCTGCAACTCCACCGGCAACAGTTGCACGTATCAGTGCCTGTGTGGCTACACCTACCTGATGTCCGTGTCGGCGTACAATCAGGCTGGCAGCAGTCCTGAAGGGAAGATTCTCAACCACACCACAGGTGAGAAGCAGCACAGGTATGGAGCTAAAACAACGACATTGAAGtgagatttggcattgtaaaatcaaacactgaaaggtgaaacactgaaaaatcacttgcaatgacattgaaaaaggagatttggcattgaagaattagacatttaaaagtcaaacattgttagaaagtaaaaacttaatGAGAATGTCATATTATGCTGCTGCTTTTATTCAAagagatgttttcagtgtcactgcagagttTCTTCAGCTACAATTTCACTACAAGCTGGCACTGTTATGGGGGTCGGGCCCCTTCAAGGGCCCTCCGTTTTTCCGGTACTCATCATCATAAAATGAGGATAtcatcataatttttttactttctaacaatgtttgacttttcaatgtctaatttttcaatTCCAGATCTCTTTTTTGATGTCATTGCAAggtttttttcaatatttaactttacaatgtttaatttttcaatgccaaatctcttttcaatgtcCCTGCAAtttgtcactgttttagctccataatCACAAGTtattactttctaacaatgtttgacttttcaatgtctaAGTTTTCAATGCCAGATCTCTTTTTTGATGTCATTGCAAgtgatttttttcaatatttaaaattacaatgtttaatttttcaatgccaaaATATCTTTTCAATGTCACTGCAAGTTgacactgttttagctccataatcataggtttttactttctaacaatgtttgaccTTTTAATGTCTAAGttttcaatgccaaatctcttttttgaTGTCATTGCAAGGGattttttcaatatttaactttacaatgtttaatttttcaatgccaaatctcttttcaatgtcCCTGCAAtttgtcactgttttagctccataatcataagtttttactttctaacaatgtttaaCTTTTCAGTGTCTAAGTtctcaatgccaaatctctttttcggtgtcattgcaagtgatttttcagtgtttcacttttcagtgtttgattttccaatgccaaatctcttgtCAATGCCGCTGtaagctgtcactgttttagctccataccACAGGTGGCCTGGACATGAGACTGTGCTTCCATGTTTAcaagcgtgtgtgtgtttcagtgcCCTGCTGCCCGGACAATGTGTCTGTTTCTGCTGTGAGCGCCGACACCCTGGAGATTACCTGGGCAGCGTCGCGGGGAGCAGAGCTGTACCAGACTCGGGCGGCTGACGTCTCGGAGGTCATCCTCTGCAATGACACGGCTCCGGTGTGCGCCCTCTCTGACCTCAGCTGCGACAGCTCCTACGCCGTGCTGGTGACGCCCTGCAATGAAATCAGTGGCTGCAACCGTGCCTGCAAATCCCACACCACAGACACAGGTAGAGggttcttacttttttttaaaaagagcttgtttttatattgaCTTTGGCAATGACAGGACGGCCTCTAGTTCTTCCCGTCTCATTCACTAAGGCCCGCCTCACCCAGTTTTCTAGATTTGGCAGcgaaggaagaaaacaattatcagagaccgCCCTTCCATACCGGTTGCAAGCGTGTGTCCGCCGACCCCGCCCAGGGCTCATCTTTTGATTAGGTTGGCCTTGATATATTTTAACAGGTATTCTAGGAGTTTACTAAGATAAGcataaagaacaataaaaaagcttttaccATCAACCTTCTTGACGGGTACCCCATAAAACATCATGTGACTCCCACTTGCCTAGTATCCCAAAAAGATGGTTAAATGAATTTATTGCCTGTTAGTGACCCTGGAGACTCCGTCCTCTTTGCATTCCAAGCCACACAGTTAAGTAATTAGGACTTTGGTAACTCTTGCTgaaaaatacatgattaatataaaactgactgtatatttccaaaaaaaggtaaaaaacaaagcaactggacttgttttctgtagttgaagacgtttcgtctcctctccaggaagctttctcaattcaaaaagtctggagtaatgtggagtaacatatttataccattgccaaacaaaggccttgtaatggcttagataacatgcaaattcaatcgaaacaggtccaccccttagtaatgggcggtcgttaaagacattaaatcagtagattgaaccgaaactggtccactcctctgtaccaaggagtcgttagggttgttattgccCTGGTTTAAAGGACCGATGTTATAATCACCCATATaagggtgagaattgaggtgatgattggccagaatcctatagctgtattgtaagtttttgagagttggaacctaaggccccctcctctgtttaaggttgttttttctctcttaacgtagatggcttccatCACaaccctttcaaaccatctgtcttctttgtccaaaatgtggacattttggtcctcaaaagagtgtacTTTGTCCCTAAGGtgcaggtggacagcagagtcttgacctgaggaggcaGCTCTTCTGTGTTGAGCATTACCAAgaaggacattttaaaatagATAATAAAAAAGGTCTCCTGGTCTTCTTTCTTGCACTTCAGCTCCCTGCACGCCAACAAACCTGGTTCTGAATCTCAGGAACTCCTCCGTCATCAGTGTCAGCTGGACAGCGAGCAACAGGGCTGCGAATTACACCGTGAGCGCAGACGGGGAGGACGGCAGGCGTACCTGTAGCACCAGCGGAAGCGGCTGTGACGTCACCGGACTCACCTGCGGCTCTAGCTTTGAGTTTAGCGTGACAGCAACCAGCAGCGCGGGGCAGAGCTTACCCAGCTTCTCCACCTCGCTGGAAACAGGTGAGACGTCCAATggtggagataaaaaaaaaagatgcttttgTAATTTTTGGGGATCACCATCAGGTTTTGTTGTAGtactttttttcaataaaaatggaaTGAAAAAGCTCTTAAAACGTGCTATAAACAACGCATCAATTCTACTTCTAGAAAAAGAACTATAAGTTTCTATGCTTTCTGGacacttcactgcaaaaagttaactaaaaagtaaaattttcttgaaataagcgTATTTTCTTTTGACTTGTGCATGTATGTCAAGTGATCAGCCAATTGAATAGgagttttgcatttaaaataagattttttttttatcttatttcagtTGCAGTAAACAAATTATCTATTTGTAGGGGCCAAAATGTcaattccattggcaggtgattttacatttatttcaagaaatattCACCTATTTATAAATCACTCTGTGCATCTATAAGCAATAAGAAgcaatttgtatttttatatttcctgcaacattgtGAGTGCACATAAAACAATACACTGTTAATTTGCACACAAGACAAAAGGTCCCCTTCTGTTTAGGGGTTTTATAGGAGTTATCGATGACCAGTAAAGGGAAAAGCCAAACTGTATTCCTATGTATTATAATAGTAACAAGCAGCATTGTCAATGTTTTATATCCTTCCAAACCTTCCAGGGTACCAATGGGGCTGGTGTCTATCTAGCATTTAATTGGCAAGAGGTGGCATCCATTTTGGAGAGTCCCTTGTAGTGCAACACATAAACAAAAGAGATAAACTGCTTTTTATGTATGTAAAAAAGCCAAAGGGCAGTATAGAGAGACAATTAACATCACAGTCATGTTTTcagactgtgagaggaagccagaAACCAGTGCATCCAGAtggagaacatacaaactccatgGAGCATGGCCAGAGAGCTACCAACAGcgtcactgtgcagcccaagAACGCAATAACTGGATATATTTGTTGCTTAAGTGAAGATAAgttaagataagctttattgatctcacagtggagaaattcacttgtcccatcggctcaatagtcaaaagtcagaagaaggt
The Fundulus heteroclitus isolate FHET01 chromosome 9, MU-UCD_Fhet_4.1, whole genome shotgun sequence genome window above contains:
- the LOC105936955 gene encoding fibronectin type III domain-containing protein 7; the protein is MGVIKWLAILVFLNIYSQAAGQSDIKVSVFSATSKTVILRWTSYSGATSYKISAALSSSQNNPVAFATFGPNTVMGSISSLSQDVAYVFTVEALDANQNVLSHASTQTSTAPDMMDPIKNVKPMDSRTLMVDFNPKTGASSYIIRVENSNGFFREDTVSSSPAEIKFLNPYTEYQLSIMAVNDAGRSQPSSRLAAKTVLAPPQLSTSSPSNDSIVVTWPPVPHAVQYTVSIYKFGSNTRDKYNTTNTNLTFPGLDAGSLYVFRSSAWDAEGREGEGSLYINQTTRPPTPSSVKVLVVMSNNVAGLAVSWELNEDVHGTVEYQATSDQNLNCSGSSSSCTLSPVGCGEVHTVHVTASNQAGPSHPSSPVGFVTFPCPPESLTFADSSEGNCTLTWNTVPHADGYEASVKRDDGSEATCNSTGNSCTYQCLCGYTYLMSVSAYNQAGSSPEGKILNHTTVPCCPDNVSVSAVSADTLEITWAASRGAELYQTRAADVSEVILCNDTAPVCALSDLSCDSSYAVLVTPCNEISGCNRACKSHTTDTAPCTPTNLVLNLRNSSVISVSWTASNRAANYTVSADGEDGRRTCSTSGSGCDVTGLTCGSSFEFSVTATSSAGQSLPSFSTSLETEPCCPASLNVEQVTQAMSNVSWSHAKGAQSFIASLTSPRGHARCHTQDSHCLMGCITCGTNYTVTMEAFSTSGHASNCSYQGFSSSPCCPSGVKLQMLAGNSLRVYWRSAASSHGTMVDMVGTSNYTCTASPGQNSCVVENIQCEGPYHVAVAPLTPEGSRVLFCPRRLYSVTCAGSNIGSVIYRGKRSVD